The sequence ATTTTCAAAATTTTTAAGAATATTCTCCCATTCCTCTTTTGTGTTAATTATCTTCATTCAATATTAAGTTTTTTGTTAAAAATTTCCTCTTTTGCGTAATTTTTAAAAAAATTTATTATAACCTTTTTAATTATCAAATCACCCCTTATTCTCTTAAAGGGTGAAGGAATAAATTTAGGTAATTTACCCTTTAAAATCTTTTCTATTGAGTCTTCAATTTCCTCTGATTTTAAAGCATTATAAATGTAACCTCCCCTTTCCCTTAATTCTGTTCTTCTCCCTACAGTAATAACAGGAATTTTAAATAGACATGCTTCATAAAGGGCACTTGATGAGTTTCCTATCATGAATTTTGCATTTTTCATTAAAGAAATAAATTCTCTATAGGGTAAATTATCAATTAAAATAAAATTTCCTCTCTGAGCTTCACTAAAAAGAAAATTTCTCATTTCTCTTCCTCCTGGATCATTGTTTGGAGAAATAGCTACAAAGGGTAAGCTAAATTTAAAAAGGGCTTTAAGGATAATCTCAAGTTCCTCTAAGGATTTTTCCTTTTCAAAAGGAAAGGGATGATGGATTAAAAGAGCATATTCTTTTTCTTTAAATAAATTATATTTATTTTTTAAAATTTTATAATCAGGAATCTCTTTAAAATCAAGAGAATAAATTCCAAGATTTCCCACTACGAAAATTCTTCTTTTATCCTCCCCCATTTTAATTAGATTTTTTTTACTATTTTTAGTAGCAGGAAAATGAATGTGAGCAAGTTTTGAAATACAGTGTCTTATATATGTATCAGGCAACATAAAAGAAGTATTATCTCCACCATGGATATGGGCAAGGGGAATCATTAAAAAATTTGCCGAAAGAGCAGCAGAAAGAACTTCAATCCTATCTCCTAAAACAAAAACTATGTCAGGTTTTAAAATTTTAAATACATGAGTAAACTGGATAATTCCGTTTCCAAGAGAGATAGGAAAAGCCTCATCAAGATCAGAATCCAAATGGAAGGGAACCTCATAATCTATATTAAAACCATCATTAATTATATCATTTTTTGTTAAACCAAAAAAAGGAGAAAGATGAGAACCTGTAATTACAAGTTTAAAATCAAACTCCGGCGAAATTTTAAAAGTTTTTAAAACAGGGTATAAAAGTCCGTATTCAGCCCTTGAACCTGTTATAAAAACTGTTTTTATTTTTTTCATCTTTTTTATTATAATTAAAACTTAAAAAATTATTAAAAACAATTTTATAACATAAGGAGGAAAAAATGGA comes from candidate division WOR-3 bacterium and encodes:
- the neuC gene encoding UDP-N-acetylglucosamine 2-epimerase, with the protein product MKKIKTVFITGSRAEYGLLYPVLKTFKISPEFDFKLVITGSHLSPFFGLTKNDIINDGFNIDYEVPFHLDSDLDEAFPISLGNGIIQFTHVFKILKPDIVFVLGDRIEVLSAALSANFLMIPLAHIHGGDNTSFMLPDTYIRHCISKLAHIHFPATKNSKKNLIKMGEDKRRIFVVGNLGIYSLDFKEIPDYKILKNKYNLFKEKEYALLIHHPFPFEKEKSLEELEIILKALFKFSLPFVAISPNNDPGGREMRNFLFSEAQRGNFILIDNLPYREFISLMKNAKFMIGNSSSALYEACLFKIPVITVGRRTELRERGGYIYNALKSEEIEDSIEKILKGKLPKFIPSPFKRIRGDLIIKKVIINFFKNYAKEEIFNKKLNIE